The Chrysemys picta bellii isolate R12L10 chromosome 10, ASM1138683v2, whole genome shotgun sequence genome segment CGGCCCTGTACAAATCTATGGGCCTGGCCCCAAGAGACTTCCACTGGATGTATCACAGAACTGGCCATGCAGATATTCTCTGACAATCTGCAATCTTTATGTCAGGTCATTAAAAACATGGGGTTGATTCCTGCATTGGAGCCCTGCTATGGCATGGTCAAGTTCCTATTCTTTGATTCTCTGGGCCAACCCTGGATCCGAAGCAAATTAGAGCTGCTTCCAGCTCTAGGTTGCACCACTGGTAATGGTTCCTTTGAAGGACACTGTCAGTCAAGGACTGCCATGTGAAACACAGATCCACCACACTCCTTCATGGCCCATGACACACCCCTTATGCCTAGGGGGCGGGaaacagagggagagaaaggaggggtgtgtgtgtgtgtgtggtacagATGCCCCAGCAAGAAATTCATTTTCTCTGCAGGGCATTTGCCACTGGATTACAGCCCCTTTGCAGTACCTCAGCCTCACAAAGGAGCCATAAACCAGCTAGAGAATCTGGTCCTATAATTACTTCACCAAGTAGATGTTTAAATACCCCATTTCAGTCACAGACTTCCCCATCAGAGACTACAGCATCGTGAATAAGAGACTATTTATTGTGTCCAAAACGTGAAATGGTTACATTTGTGCACATAAATACAGCCTGAGCAAATAACCTTTCCTTTGAAACACAGGAAAATGGTGCATTATTCAGTTTAAACattgactttttttcctttttcataaGTTTCTAAAATGACCTTTGGAACAAAAACACGAGTCTCAAGTTCTACCACACTGAGTTAATGAATTGTTTCCTTTGACAAACCTTTCTTATTATGGAATAAAAGTCAAAGGTCTATTGACACTGCCTGATGGATCATCATCCTCATAAATAATCTAGTATTTGCACAGCAAAATATACATACACAGTTCTCCAGTCATTCCATTATAGATTTATCATTCTGTCTTTCAAATACAATATTTCTGGTACATGAAACATAAAGGTACCTGTTTTTATAGCAAGAACTTCACATTAAAGGACTAAAAAGTATCTAAcactggtccccaaactttttacttcGTGCcatcccttacccctgtctgtgcccctcctccctcaAGCCAGGTCTGAGAGCAGggctccggctctgggagggggggaccCGACAGGgttaagggggccaaggctgggggtggtgacggagccttcccccccctagacattcctctgcacccccctagaggggcatgccccacagtttggggacctctgttcTAACATGTGATGACAGTGAAAGAGACTGTATCCTGAATAACTGGCCTATAAAATAACCTTAACTTTCCTTCATTAGCTGTGATTTTCATGGTGTGAAATGATAAATCACTGCATCGTTCACTCCATTTTAAAGGGCTGCAATAACCTTCATAAGTGTTTTTAATTATCTGCTGTGCAGAATTATCCCCAGCAAGTCTGCAAGACTATTTTCCTCATCCAAACAAGAATGCTACCAGGTGATTTTATAGTCTTCAAAGCATGTGTAAGCTGGTAAATAAGGagtgaaaaactatttcatttcaCGTGAATAATTTTCAGGACCTATATGTCTACATATTATTATAATGTTATTCTGCACTAACTGCAGGATTGCACATGCCCTAAAACAAAGTGATTTTCTAATTCTAAGAGTTCAGGAACTGAGCTGGTCACAACGTCAGCACAAACACCACTGCAGAGTATAGGCTTTTGGTCAATAGTTTGTGCAACATTTCCATATTTCTGTTTTAATGCATAGGTGGTGGTTTTGTGCTGAAGTTACAAACCGAGATGATTTCttactgctgcacattgagacAGACGGACAGCAAGATAGGGGTTCTAATGCAAATTTTTGCCTATTAACCAGTATTACTGACTTGATTCTGCAACATCAAGATTCAAGCCCGCAAGGAATTCTTCACAGCAAGATCTATTTAACAGCTCCATTACTGATTCATTAATATCTTTGTTGAAAACAGAGCTAAAGTTTCCATTCACACATGCATCATTTCCATTCTCCAGCTGAAAACTACTCATTAAATCCTGGATCCACCTGAGTTCCTCAGAAAGTTCCTGACTCAGAGATTCATACTGAGACTTTAGATCAATGTATTTCCCAGTGACACTTGCAAGACTAGAACCTACAGTCTTGATGTCATCCTGCAGATGTTTCTTCAGGGATTCAATTTTACGGTGCTCATACTTCAGCTgtgaaagcttgtgtctcacattttcattttcttctttgtACCAAGCTTCTTTTTCATTATATATGGAAACCAGAGCATCGATGTCCTCCTGCAGGGAGTCGTGGGACATAGCCAGAGTGCTGAAACCACGTTCCGTCAGAGAAATGTCTTCTACCACCTGGGCAAAGCGCTCAAAGTTGATGTAGGTGTTATTTGGTGGCATACTTGAATGGCACTTGATGGTGTACTCTTTCAGACgttttgtcttcagctgactGTTCTCAGACTTCTTGTTTTCTTGGACTTTTGTTTCTTCTATCAACTGGTGAGTCTTCAGACAGAAGAACCAGTATTATAGATTGTTTATCAAGATTGCAAGATATTGCACAAATGTCAACTCTACACAGCAGACAAGGGATGCAAACTGCATTTCCACAATGCTAGGGAGAAGCATCGTTTCCAGTCATTCTCCTTCATGCATTTGATTAAAATAAAAGGGGTGATGTGACAAGCACTGAACATTCATTCCCATAGGACaagtgtaaataaataaaagggtcGTGAACTATTTGCATGCTACAGTTTGTGCAGTTAAAGTCTCAAAACCATCAacatttgtggggaaaaaataatcctGAAAACAGTCCACTCAATGTTTTGTACAATACATAACAAAATGAGAACAATCCGGTGTTTAAACATCCGTATTTGCCATGCTGAGATTGCTAAATGTATTTTCACTAAGAGATTTATCTACGGAGGCAAGCTTTGCTTAGAACAAAACAACACACCCACACAAATCCAAATACCAAGCAAATCCAGACAACTACTAGCTCACTACACCAATGACATTTTGAAGGAGCTGATTTGTTTTCACATTTGGTATGGTCAGCTCTCAACACCCAAAAGCACTACACCAGAGGTATGGTTTGTGTCCATGCAAACAGTGATTAGAGATGAAAACAACACAAATGGTGTTCTAATACAGAATACTGTATgcctatttatttatattccagtcaCCCCTCCCTTGGCTTTATTGTAATAACAGAAGTCATGATTAAGGCTTGCAGAAATCCAAGTTTTTGGAAGGAATTTAACAGGTTTTTACTATTGTTTGTCTTGCATCCAGGGATCTCAGAGTGTTTAGTAGCCAATTATTTCTCATAACTTACCTGTGAAGGAGTATTCTCCCTGCTTTGCTCATGGGTGAAAGTGAGACATGGAGAGGTTAAGATTCACTGTCTGATTCAAACTGATTTCTGAAAGCCATAACCATGATGAATTATCTTGCAATTTAGGCACATAGCCTTTAGTGTGGAAATATAAATTCCCATACAAATTCTGTACTAGTTTATCCCGAAGCAAATGTCCATATCCCGAAGCACCACCCATATCTTTGGCCTTACCGTTATCCAAGGATGAGTGAGagcttcttgaattgtgagccgTTTCCTGCAATGAAACACAGACTTAAATGAGAGCCAAGCTGCTTGCCATACACCTCTCCCAGAGTGTTTATGAACCAACATTTTAATATTGTACCTATAACACTGTCACCAGTAGTGCCAGGATTACTTACAGTGAGGTACAACTTTCCTGGCTACTTTACTCTGTAGGGCAGCAGGGTTCATAACAGTTAGGTTTCTGGCTTCAGTATTAATACAGTGCTACCCCCCAGCAGAGCTGTCAGCTCTACTTAATTTTCATTTACACTCAATCaaaatctctccctctctcattgTTCTGTTAAAAAGAGGTGAAACACTGCTAATGTTTCATGATATGATCTGTCTTACTAGTCTAACATGCCTAATGAGTGAATTCTTCCTGCACACACTTGGTCTGACTTTTTCTCTATATCAATTGATAGAAGATTAATGTAATCGAAAACGTCTGTAATGCATGAGCTATTAAGTCACTCTGAAGCTCTTTCCTGAAAGCAGTATTCCTGGGCAGGATGCTTCAAAACTAATCAGAAAATCTAACTTTCTCCTACCCCCTAGCAGCACTGCGAACAGTACACTATCACCTTCAGGCAGGATGGGCATAAACATGGTATTGCCTTTGCAGCTGGTTACAGCACAGATATCAACATGCCTGATCTGCCCTGCTTGAAAGGCACTTGCTAAACCTGTGCAAAACATTCACATCACACTCCAACATGCCCCAACATATCCTGGGGTCTGAGGTTCGTAGAAATATTTGCTGATGTGTTTGGACAGATACCCTAGCTGGCATCCTTCTCCCAACAACCCCCACTATCTACCTTCTCCCCCAGATGTCTTTAGAGGTCACCCTAGTGACCTGCCTTCCCACATCTTTCTGCAAGTGGCCCCCCACTTTGTTTTCAGGGGACATCCGATGACCACTCCCACTAGTACAAACAGACTCTTCAGAAGGCTCAGCAGCACATAACCCACAAGGATGCCCTTTACTCTCTCCACCCACCCCAACATAGTGCAGGAAGTGTGGCAAGGTAGTCCTGCTGCTCATTAAAAACTTCAGGAGCAGAGATCCCTCTCCTATAATCCCTATTGCAGTAGCTAAAGAATCTCTGTTGTTCCCTAATCACCATGAGGTAGGGGAAAAGCCCCATATAGCTGCTAGAGAAGTGCCAGGTGTACCTAGCTGATGCACAAGGGTTAATGGAGCATATTTGACACTAAGACAACTGAAGAGCAAGGAGTCTGCAGCAATAACGGGAAAGGGCTAAGTGCATCTCACTTCCTAATTCCTTatggcttggggtgtgggagcaaTTACCAACATCCACTACAGACCTGGGATAAGAGCCATCCTGCCTCAAATGATGGACTCCATGAAGACAGCGAAGAGAAAATGGTGGCTAGGGTGTCCCTCTGGAGGTTTGAGATTGATGAACACAATCCTCCAAGTGAACACATAGGAGCTGGTTTCCTGGCAATCTCTGCAAGCCAATCTGCAGGCTTTAGCATGTGATTAATAGATTCccaagccagaaggaaccattgtgatcatctagtctgatctcctgtgtagcacaggccgatagaacttccccaaaataattcctagagca includes the following:
- the DAPK2 gene encoding death-associated protein kinase 2 isoform X2; this translates as MLLDKNIPIPHIKVIDFGLAHKIEDGVEFKNIFGTPEFVAPEIVNYEPLGLAADMWSIGVITYILLSGASPFLGETKQETLANITAVNYEFDEEFFSHTSDLAKDFIRKLLVKDTRKRLTIQEALTHPWITTHQLIEETKVQENKKSENSQLKTKRLKEYTIKCHSSMPPNNTYINFERFAQVVEDISLTERGFSTLAMSHDSLQEDIDALVSIYNEKEAWYKEENENVRHKLSQLKYEHRKIESLKKHLQDDIKTVGSSLASVTGKYIDLKSQYESLSQELSEELRWIQDLMSSFQLENGNDACVNGNFSSVFNKDINESVMELLNRSCCEEFLAGLNLDVAESSQ